A section of the Flavobacterium ardleyense genome encodes:
- a CDS encoding group III truncated hemoglobin: MGDIQTREDLLFLMTTFYKKLLADSRINFIFIEVAKIDLMTHIPIITDFWEQNILGTGSYKNNVLQVHKDLNAQHQLSLEHFEVWLKHFEETIASNYAGENAEKMKTRALSIANVMKIKLGTHNIL, translated from the coding sequence ATGGGAGACATTCAAACTAGGGAAGATTTATTATTTTTGATGACAACTTTTTACAAAAAGCTTTTAGCCGATAGTAGAATTAACTTTATATTTATAGAAGTAGCGAAGATCGATTTAATGACTCATATTCCGATTATTACTGATTTCTGGGAACAGAATATTTTGGGGACTGGAAGTTATAAAAATAACGTGCTACAAGTTCATAAGGATCTAAATGCACAGCATCAGTTGAGTCTCGAGCATTTTGAAGTTTGGCTAAAACACTTTGAGGAAACGATTGCTTCGAATTATGCTGGCGAAAATGCCGAGAAAATGAAAACTAGGGCATTATCTATTGCAAATGTTATGAAAATAAAGCTAGGCACGCATAATATATTGTAG